The following proteins come from a genomic window of Streptomyces liliiviolaceus:
- a CDS encoding response regulator — MTTPDTSLIRILLADDHALVRRGVRLILDGEPDLQVVAEAGDGAEAVELARTHEVDLAVLDIAMPRMTGLHAARELAALKPGVRVLMLTMHDNEQYFFQALKAGASGYVLKSVADRDLVAACRAAMRDEPFLYPGAVTALIRNYLDRVHHGEEPPGQVLSAREEEVLKLVAEGHSSKEIAEMLFISIKTVHRHRANVLHKLGLRDRLELTRYAIRVGLIEA, encoded by the coding sequence ACGCCCGACACATCACTGATCCGTATCCTCCTCGCCGACGACCACGCGCTGGTACGTCGCGGAGTGCGGCTCATCCTCGACGGGGAACCGGACCTCCAGGTCGTCGCCGAGGCCGGGGACGGCGCGGAGGCCGTCGAACTGGCCCGCACCCATGAGGTCGACCTGGCCGTACTCGACATCGCCATGCCCCGGATGACGGGCCTGCACGCCGCCCGCGAACTCGCCGCGCTCAAGCCCGGCGTGCGGGTGCTGATGCTGACGATGCACGACAACGAGCAGTACTTCTTCCAGGCGCTGAAGGCGGGCGCCAGCGGATATGTGCTGAAGTCCGTGGCCGACCGCGACCTGGTGGCCGCCTGCCGGGCCGCCATGCGCGACGAACCCTTCCTCTACCCGGGAGCGGTCACCGCGCTGATCCGCAACTACCTCGACCGGGTCCACCACGGCGAGGAGCCGCCCGGCCAGGTGCTGAGCGCTCGCGAGGAGGAGGTCCTCAAACTCGTGGCCGAGGGCCACTCCTCGAAGGAGATCGCCGAAATGCTGTTCATCAGCATCAAGACCGTGCACCGGCACCGGGCGAACGTGCTGCACAAGCTCGGCCTGCGCGACCGCCTGGAACTCACCCGCTATGCCATCCGCGTCGGCCTCATCGAAGCCTGA
- a CDS encoding STAS domain-containing protein yields MTMLPPAHLRLTTVDTDDTVRIELHGELDYETADSLLTEVTAVLTARPRLHDLHLHCAGLDNIDSMGLSILLMIRRRVDQAGVRLHLDDRPTTLERLLIITGSLEYLTTSPTDTANPSLGTGEDPRTSGEAMTARPTGPDSTT; encoded by the coding sequence ATGACCATGCTGCCCCCCGCCCATCTGCGTCTCACCACGGTCGACACCGACGACACGGTCCGGATCGAACTGCACGGGGAGCTCGACTACGAGACGGCCGACAGCCTCCTGACCGAGGTCACGGCCGTGCTGACCGCGCGTCCGCGTCTGCACGATCTGCACCTGCACTGTGCCGGGCTCGACAACATCGACTCCATGGGCCTGTCCATCCTGCTGATGATCCGCCGCCGCGTCGATCAGGCCGGTGTACGGCTCCATCTGGACGACCGTCCGACGACGTTGGAGCGGTTGCTGATCATCACCGGTAGCCTGGAGTACCTCACGACGTCCCCCACCGACACGGCGAACCCCTCCCTCGGAACGGGAGAGGACCCCCGTACGAGCGGGGAAGCGATGACGGCCCGCCCCACCGGACCGGACAGCACCACCTGA
- a CDS encoding MarR family winged helix-turn-helix transcriptional regulator, with protein sequence MPAPEFASLRSSRETARSAGGVTELLDLMWERTRHAAAAAAASPSQLRLMYLVESEEGVRMRVVCERLAATPPSVSRLCDRLQALGFLERLPCPASGREVTLRLTAAGRTHLRHIREQRETVLRQAMDAMSDAERHALAEGLAALHAQLVAADGGGGVTAA encoded by the coding sequence ATGCCGGCACCAGAGTTCGCCTCGCTCAGATCGTCGCGCGAGACCGCCCGGTCCGCCGGGGGCGTCACCGAGCTGCTCGATCTGATGTGGGAGAGGACCAGACACGCCGCTGCCGCGGCTGCGGCCTCCCCTTCCCAACTGCGCCTGATGTACCTCGTCGAGAGCGAGGAGGGGGTACGGATGCGGGTCGTGTGCGAACGGCTCGCCGCCACGCCCCCTTCGGTCAGCCGGCTCTGCGACCGTCTGCAGGCCCTCGGTTTCCTGGAGCGGCTGCCGTGTCCCGCCAGCGGACGCGAGGTCACCCTCCGGCTGACGGCTGCGGGCAGAACCCATCTGCGGCACATCCGTGAACAGCGCGAGACCGTGCTCCGGCAGGCCATGGACGCCATGTCCGACGCCGAACGGCACGCGCTGGCCGAGGGGTTGGCCGCACTGCACGCCCAACTCGTCGCGGCCGACGGCGGAGGCGGCGTCACCGCCGCTTGA